The following proteins are co-located in the Pomacea canaliculata isolate SZHN2017 linkage group LG10, ASM307304v1, whole genome shotgun sequence genome:
- the LOC112573072 gene encoding methylcrotonoyl-CoA carboxylase beta chain, mitochondrial-like isoform X2 translates to MILANDGAVKGGSVYPITVKKQLRAQEIALQNRLPCIYVVDSGGAFLPLQSDIFPDKNHGGRSFYNEAVMSAAQIPQIAVVCGSCTAGGAYIPTMADEAVIVHKTGSVFLGGPPLVKAALGEIISAEDLGGATLHCSVSGCTDYFAPDEKSALQICRDIVATLNVHHNEIKGRLPASSPLYDPEEISSLVPSSEQHKLDMYQVIGRLVDRSLFHEFKKMYGPTLLTGFAHLDGYLVGIVGNQGEITSDAASKGAHFVTLCNERGIPILFLQNTWPETPLEAAVHANQLKCQAQMMAIVSCCSVPKITVVVGNAVGLTHYLMGGKATSPSFIFSWPNSIRCMESPNSIMKAVSTNLGLTIHDEDKRKELLAKARARTASETSAVFASSRMWDDGIILPQDTRQVLSQCLSIVSAYKESTNQLYPVIRM, encoded by the exons ATGATCCTAGCAAATGATGGAGCTGTCAAAGGAGGCTCTGTCTATCCTATCACCGTCAAGAAGCAGCTTAGAGCCCAAGAAATTGCACTACAAAATCGCTTGCCCTGCATCTATGTTGTAGACTCAGGGGGTGCATTTCTACCATTGcag tCTGACATCTTTCCTGACAAAAATCATGGAGGCAGGTCATTTTACAATGAAGCAGTTATGTCTGCAGCACAAATACCACAG ATTGCTGTTGTATGTGGAAGCTGCACAGCAGGAGGAGCTTACATTCCAACTATGGCTGATGAGGCAGTTATTGTCCATAAAACTGGCTCTGTCTTCTTAGGAGGTCCACCACTTGTAAAAGCTGCCCTTGGGGAGATAATTTCTGCAGAAGACCTTGGGGGAGCCACTTTACATTGCAG TGTAAGTGGTTGCACAGACTATTTTGCTCCAGATGAAAAGTCTGCCCTTCAGATTTGCCGTGATATTGTTGCAACATTAAATGTCCACCATAATGAAATTAAGGGAAGACTACCAGCTTCCTCACCACTGTATGATCCAGAAGAAATATCTTCCTTGGTTCCCAGCTCAGAACAGCACAAACTAGATATGTACCAG GTCATTGGCAGGTTAGTGGACAGGAGTTTATTTCACgagtttaagaaaatgtatgGCCCCACGCTGCTGACTGGATTTGCACACCTAGATGG GTACCTTGTGGGTATTGTTGGCAACCAAGGGGAAATCACTTCAGATGCAGCTTCCAAAGGAGCACATTTTGTGACTCTGTGCAATGAACGTGGAATTCCAATATTATTTCTGCAAAACACATGGCCTGAAACACCTCTAGAAG CTGCTGTTCATGCAAACCAGCTAAAATGCCAGGCACAAATGATGGCCATTGTCAGCTGCTGTAGTGTCCCTAAGATCACCGTCGTTGTTGGTAATGCGGTTGgactcactcactacctcatG GGAGGCAAAGCAACAAGTCccagctttattttttcttggcCAAACTCTATACGCTGCATGGAGTCTCCAAATTCAATAATGAAAGCAGTCAGTACA AACTTGGGCTTGACAATACATgatgaagacaaaagaaaggagCTATTGGCAAAAGCTAGAGCAAGGACTGCATCTGAAACTAGTGCAGTCTTTGCTTCCTCACGCATGTGGGATGATGGGATTATTTTGCCTCAAGACACGAGACAG GTACTCTCCCAGTGTCTATCTATTGTAAGTGCCTACAAGGAGTCCACAAATCAACTCTATCCTGTGATACGTATGTAA
- the LOC112573070 gene encoding DNA repair endonuclease XPF-like codes for MFLLEYENQMFLEGFHNDGLFIMSRGLGIDRLFLSFLGVYNDPGSLVLVLNTNSNDENNFMHQLETQGIQPLPKIITNEVNAAERLKTYMEGGVQFVTSRILVVDFLTNRVPVEKVTGILVYKAHKVIESCQEAFILRLYREKNQTGFIKAFSDNPEAFTSGFCHVQRVMKNIYVKKLFLWPRFHASVVSSLDKHKVEVVELHLQLTPSMTNCQTALLDLINACIKELKRCTPAVDMEEITVETALGRDFDRMVRLQLDPIWHMLSSKTRQLVADLKTLRLVLRNLTQYDCVTFYNLVNSIRTSEKAFGQNTGWLFLGAADSLFVNARERLFSKKESKKDKTDSEGEKCKQNYSEPELEEPPKWQALREVLNEIDLEIQKISSTAGSSVAEKCRVLVCAEDDRTCNQLREFLCKGAQGVLSRLYKKCITIKTGGLENKEDARQEQRKKYGKRKAQNAPCTSSKLTLTQMARNAEARCEEDDQQEMSEPGEVQSDEDLLLSDPKDTVEDEEKAIMSEEPVRDPTLSSKDSYYGLVSGPVTILHPLQGCTDPHGLTQTLLEIQPTYVVMYDPDMQFVRQLEVFQASNPSRQLRVYFLLYVGSVEEQRYLTTLRREKEAFEFLIREKATMVIPEERDGKQENDPRDSISVNESTRKGGLPSQPEQQKIIVDMREFRSELPSLIHRRGITVEPVTLEVGDYVLTPDICVERKSVSDLIGSLNSGRLYNQCVAMCRCYKRPVLLIEFDANKSFSLQGKYPTVGEVSLQETTSRLALLTMHFPKLRILWCPSPYATAEIFEELKVNRAQPDSTTALLMKAGGETVEWGDQYSHIPQDMVLRMPGVTTKNYHSVLKKFDNILAVSKASLEELTAVLGNSVQAQQLYNFFHKKCDFSDTSGKRSPKPAKHSAKRKK; via the exons GCTGAAAACATATATGGAGGGTGGAGTACAGTTTGTGACATCTCGCATCTTGGTAGTGGATTTCCTAACAAACCGTGTACCTGTTGAGAAGGTGACTGGGATACTGGTCTACAAAGCTCATAA GGTCATTGAGTCCTGCCAAGAGGCCTTTATTCTGCGGCTTTACCGGGAGAAGAACCAA ACAGGTTTCATCAAAGCCTTTTCTGACAATCCAGAGGCTTTCACATCTGGATTCTGTCATGTGCAGCgagtgatgaaaaatatttatgtgaaGAAGCTGTTTTTATGGCCTCGTTTCCATGCCAGTGTAGTCTCCTCTCTGGATAAACATAAG GTGGAGGTTGTAGAGCTACACCTGCAGTTAACCCCATCTATGACAAACTGCCAGACTGCCCTTCTAGATCTCATCAATGCCTGCATTAAGGAGCTTAAAAGGTGCACACCAGCG GttgacatggaggagatcactGTAGAAACAGCCCTTGGACGCGACTTTGACCGTATGGTTCGCCTGCAGTTAGATCCAATATGGCATATGCTTAGCAGCAAAACAAGACAACTAGTTGCTGACCTCAAGACTCTTCGGCTTGTTCTTAG GAATCTAACCCAATATGATTGTGTGACATTTTACAACTTGGTGAACTCAATACG GACAAGTGAAAAGGCATTTGGACAGAACACTGGATGGTTGTTCTTGGGTGCTGCTGACAGCCTTTTTGTG AATGCACGAGAAAGACTGTTTAGTAAGAAAGAGAGCAAGAAGGACAAAACAGATTCAGAAGGAGAGAAATGCAAGCAAAATT ATTCTGAACCAGAACTGGAAGAACCACCAAAGTGGCAAGCACTAAGAGAGGTGCTAAATGAAATTGACTTGGAGATTCAGAAGATTTCCTCAACTGCTGGCAGTTCTGTTGCGGAAAAATGTCGAGTCTTAGTATGTGCTGAAGATGACCGAACCTGCAATCAGCTGAGAGAG TTTTTATGCAAAGGTGCCCAGGGTGTCTTATCTCGACTGTATAAGAAGTGCATAACGATCAAGACAGGTGGTTTGGAAAACAAA GAAGATGCAAGGCaggagcaaagaaaaaaatatggcaagAGGAAAGCACAAAATGCACCATGCACAAGCTCCAAGCTGACTCTCACACAGATGGCACGCAATGCTGAAGCTAGATGTGAAGAAGATGACCAGCAAGAGATGTCAGAACCTGGAGAAGTGCAAAGTGATGAGGACTTGCTTTTATCCGACCCAAAGGACACAGTGGAGGATGAGGAGAAGGCTATCATG TCAGAGGAACCTGTTCGGGATCCCACCCTGTCTTCTAAGGATTCTTACTATGGTCTTGTGTCAGGGCCTGTCACAATTCTGCATCCGTTGCAAGGTTGTACTGATCCACATGGCCTGACTCAAACTTTACTGGAGATCCAGCCAACTTATGTTGTAATGTACGATCCGGATATGCAGTTTGTGAGGCAGCTAGAA GTGTTTCAGGCATCTAATCCCAGCAGACAACTTCGTGTATACTTCCTGCTTTATGTTGGTTCTGTTGAAGAACAACGCTACCTCACTACTCTGCGACGTGAAAAAGAGGCTTTTGAGTTCCTTATTCGTGAAAAAGCT acaatgGTGATTCCAGAGGAGAGAGATGGTAAACAGGAGAATGACCCCAGGGACAGCATATCTGTGAATGAGAGTACAAGGAAGGGTGGGTTGCCAAGCCAGccagaacaacaaaaa ATCATTGTAGACATGCGTGAATTCCGCAGCGAACTGCCTTCCCTTATACATCGTCGTGGAATCACTGTGGAACCAGTAACACTTGAG GTTGGAGACTACGTTCTTACTCCAGATATTTGTGTGGAGCGCAAGAGTGTCAGTGACCTGATTGGCAGTCTCAACAGTGGCCGCCTGTACAACCAGTGTGTTGCAATGTGTCGCTGCTATAAACGACCAGTCCTACTTATAGAGTTTGATGCAAACAAGTCATTCTCCTTACAG GGAAAGTATCCTACTGTTGGAGAAGTCAGTCTGCAGGAGACCACATCACGCCTGGCCTTGCTGACTATGCATTTTCCAAAGTTGAGAATTTTGTGGTGCCCAAGTCCCTATGCTACTGCTGAGATCTTTGAAGAACTAAAG GTAAACAGGGCTCAGCCAGACTCAACAACAGCCCTGTTGATGAAGGCTGGTGGAGAAACTGTGGAATGGGGTGATCAGTATAGTCATATACCACAG GACATGGTTCTCCGCATGCCTGgtgtaacaacaaaaaactaccACTCTGTCCTGAAGAAGTTTGACAATATCCTTGCAGTTTCCAAAGCATCACTGGAAGAGCTTACTGCAGTTCTTGGAAACTCTGTGCAGGCACAGCAGCTTTACAACTTCTTCCACAAGAAGTGTGACTTTTCAGACACTTCTGGCAAAAGGTCACCGAAGCCTGCAAAGCACTCTGCAAAACGCAAGAAATGA
- the LOC112573072 gene encoding methylcrotonoyl-CoA carboxylase beta chain, mitochondrial-like isoform X1 translates to MVVEDRVKALIDQGSPFLELSPLAGFQMEYGTIPRASMLTGIGRVSGKLCMILANDGAVKGGSVYPITVKKQLRAQEIALQNRLPCIYVVDSGGAFLPLQSDIFPDKNHGGRSFYNEAVMSAAQIPQIAVVCGSCTAGGAYIPTMADEAVIVHKTGSVFLGGPPLVKAALGEIISAEDLGGATLHCSVSGCTDYFAPDEKSALQICRDIVATLNVHHNEIKGRLPASSPLYDPEEISSLVPSSEQHKLDMYQVIGRLVDRSLFHEFKKMYGPTLLTGFAHLDGYLVGIVGNQGEITSDAASKGAHFVTLCNERGIPILFLQNTWPETPLEAAVHANQLKCQAQMMAIVSCCSVPKITVVVGNAVGLTHYLMGGKATSPSFIFSWPNSIRCMESPNSIMKAVSTNLGLTIHDEDKRKELLAKARARTASETSAVFASSRMWDDGIILPQDTRQVLSQCLSIVSAYKESTNQLYPVIRM, encoded by the exons ATGGTCGTTGAAGACAGAGTGAAAGCATTAATAGACCAAGGCAGCCCATTTTTAGAGCTTTCTCCGTTAGCTGGTTTTCAGATGGAGTATGGAACAATTCCTCGTGCAAGCATGCTCACAG GCATTGGTCGTGTGTCTGGCAAGCTGTGCATGATCCTAGCAAATGATGGAGCTGTCAAAGGAGGCTCTGTCTATCCTATCACCGTCAAGAAGCAGCTTAGAGCCCAAGAAATTGCACTACAAAATCGCTTGCCCTGCATCTATGTTGTAGACTCAGGGGGTGCATTTCTACCATTGcag tCTGACATCTTTCCTGACAAAAATCATGGAGGCAGGTCATTTTACAATGAAGCAGTTATGTCTGCAGCACAAATACCACAG ATTGCTGTTGTATGTGGAAGCTGCACAGCAGGAGGAGCTTACATTCCAACTATGGCTGATGAGGCAGTTATTGTCCATAAAACTGGCTCTGTCTTCTTAGGAGGTCCACCACTTGTAAAAGCTGCCCTTGGGGAGATAATTTCTGCAGAAGACCTTGGGGGAGCCACTTTACATTGCAG TGTAAGTGGTTGCACAGACTATTTTGCTCCAGATGAAAAGTCTGCCCTTCAGATTTGCCGTGATATTGTTGCAACATTAAATGTCCACCATAATGAAATTAAGGGAAGACTACCAGCTTCCTCACCACTGTATGATCCAGAAGAAATATCTTCCTTGGTTCCCAGCTCAGAACAGCACAAACTAGATATGTACCAG GTCATTGGCAGGTTAGTGGACAGGAGTTTATTTCACgagtttaagaaaatgtatgGCCCCACGCTGCTGACTGGATTTGCACACCTAGATGG GTACCTTGTGGGTATTGTTGGCAACCAAGGGGAAATCACTTCAGATGCAGCTTCCAAAGGAGCACATTTTGTGACTCTGTGCAATGAACGTGGAATTCCAATATTATTTCTGCAAAACACATGGCCTGAAACACCTCTAGAAG CTGCTGTTCATGCAAACCAGCTAAAATGCCAGGCACAAATGATGGCCATTGTCAGCTGCTGTAGTGTCCCTAAGATCACCGTCGTTGTTGGTAATGCGGTTGgactcactcactacctcatG GGAGGCAAAGCAACAAGTCccagctttattttttcttggcCAAACTCTATACGCTGCATGGAGTCTCCAAATTCAATAATGAAAGCAGTCAGTACA AACTTGGGCTTGACAATACATgatgaagacaaaagaaaggagCTATTGGCAAAAGCTAGAGCAAGGACTGCATCTGAAACTAGTGCAGTCTTTGCTTCCTCACGCATGTGGGATGATGGGATTATTTTGCCTCAAGACACGAGACAG GTACTCTCCCAGTGTCTATCTATTGTAAGTGCCTACAAGGAGTCCACAAATCAACTCTATCCTGTGATACGTATGTAA